The stretch of DNA GATGGTAAAAGGTGGGGTTTTGCTTTTGTTTAATATGGTAAGGTTGGTAACAATTATTTCTATATCTCCTGTCGGGATGTTGTTGTTTTTACTTTGTCTTTCGGCAACTTTACCTGTAACCTGAACAACAAACTCACGACCTAAATTAGCCGTAAGTTCACTTTGATTTTCTGAAAACACCAATTGAGTAATTCCATAACGGTCGCGTAAATCCACGAAAGTCATGGCGCCTAAATCGCGTTTTTTCTGAACCCATCCACATAGGGTAACTTCTTGGTTTACGTTGTTAATTCTTAATTCTCCGTTGGTGTGCGATCTGTACATTTTATTAAATTTTGAGCGACAAAAATAATAAAAAGATATGGTTGAAATAACGATAAAATGGAATTAATAAATACTTATCAGTTGTGATTTTGTAGTACCTTTTTCATCAATAAGTTTAACTAAATATAAACCACGTTTAAATGACGAAACATCAATTGTAGATGTAACTTGATTAATAGTGGTTGAGTAGATTTCTTTCCCGTTTATATCAAACAAACGAATTGATGTCGGAGTAGGATTTTCTAACTCAATAAAGAATTTATCTGAACTTGGGTTGGGATATATCTTTAATTTGTTTTTTTGAACATTTTCATTTAAACTATTTGTAACACATCCACCATTATTAGAGAAGGTAACCTCATTATCTTCAAAACAATTTATGTATTCTGCATTTTCAAAATAAAACATAAACAAGCTAAATAATCCAGAATTAATATCACCAATACCTTCAACATAATTTAAACCAGTACCAAAAGGATTACATGACGAACTCCAATTAGATATTAAATTATAATTGTACCGTTTTCTAAAATCTGATTGGATTATAATACTGTCAATAGAGGTAATTATCATTTTTAAGCTATCTAAAGTTTCATATACAACAGTGTCTCCAATACTAATATTAAAATCATATAAGAGAAGTTCTTCATCAAAACTTGTAGGAGATGAATTAATTGTGAAACAGAAATTATAATTGCGTGTATAATTATATAGACTATCTGGAAAAAATAATATTTTTTTATTTACCTCTCGAAGTGCTCCATAATATAGCGAATTTAAGGTGTCAATTGGGCAGTTGAAGATGGGGGTCTGAGTCGTTGATGGTAAAATAAATTGCCCACAGGAATACGTGTAGAGTTTTTTATAAGAGTTACCATTTATATTAGTGTCACCCTTTAAAAAAATATTGTAATGTGTAAAACCATAGGTAGACATCTGATCATAGATAGATGTTTGTTTCCAAACACCAACGCTATCAGGAAAAGGAAAATAAGTCTGAGCAAAAGAACTCGTTGAACAGATAAGAAGAAAAATAACAACTATTTTTTTCATTTTTGATTTTTAATAAAAATCGGTAAAACACTGATTTTAAGTTTAAATGTAAGCATAAAAAAGAATTCATGCTTAATTATTGCAAAAAATTAAAAAAGGCTTAAATTTGTGCTTCGTAACAGCAAGTTGGGATATCCTACCCGGGATAATGTGAAGTTGGCAAGAGAATTTATCCATAATAAGCTGTGTTTTTTAAATTTATTTATTAACCACTAAACAAATTGTTATGGCATTTGACATTGAAATGATTAAAGCTGTTTATGCAAAGTACCCACTAAGGGTTGCTGCAGCAAGAAAGGTAGTTGGAAGACCTTTAACACTTTCCGAAAAAATTCTTTACACCCATCTTTGGAATGGTGAAGCAACAGTTGCACACGAAAGAGGTAAATCATACGTTGATTTTGCTCCTGATAGAGTTGCAATGCAAGATGCGACTGCGCAGATGGCGTTGTTGCAATTTATGCAAGCGGGTAAGGCTAAAGTAGCAGTTCCTTCTACTGCTCATGCTGACCACTTGATTCAAGCAAGAATTGGTGCTACGAAAGATTTACAAGATGGGATAAATGAGAATAACGAAGTGTTTAACTTTTTAAGTTCTGTTTGTGATAAATATGGTATAGGCTTTTGGAAGCCAGGTGCTGGTATTATCCATCAAGTGGTATTAGAAAATTATGCTTTCCCTGGAGGAATGATGATTGGAACCGATTCGCATACAGTTAATGCTGGGGGTTTAGGAATGGTTGCAATTGGTGTTGGTGGTGCTGATGCTGTTGATGTAATGGCAGGTATGGCTTGGGAGTTAAAAATGCCTAAATTAATAGGTGTTAAATTAACAGGAAAATTAAACGGTTGGACAGCGCCAAAAGATGTGATTTTAAAAGTTGCGGGTATTTTAACCGTAAAAGGTGGTACAGGTGCTATTGTTGAGTATTTTGGCGAAGGTGCTAAATCACTTTCTGCAACAGGTAAAGGTACTATTTGTAACATGGGGGCTGAAATTGGAGCAACTACATCAACTTTTGGGTATGATGATTCAATGAGAAGATATTTAAAAGCAACCGATAGAGCTGATGTTGTTGCTTTGGCAGACGCTGTAGCTGAACATTTAACTGGTGATGATGAAGTGTATGCTAATCCAGAAAAATATTTTGACCAAGTAATAGAGATTGATTTATCTGCATTGTCGCCACATTTAAACGGACCATTTACGCCGGATTTAGCTACTCCAATTGCTGAAATGAAAGAAAAAGCAGCGGCTAATGGTTGGCCAACAGATATTGAGTGGGCTTTAATCGGTTCTTGTACCAATTCATCGTACGAAGATTTAAGTAGAGCAGCTTCAATTGTTGAAGATGCAGTAAGTAAAGGTGTAAAACCGAAAGCTATTTTAGGAATTAATCCAGGTTCTCAGCAAGTTTATTTTACTGCTAAAAGAGATGGGTTAATTGACAC from Flavobacteriales bacterium encodes:
- a CDS encoding T9SS type A sorting domain-containing protein, with the protein product MKKIVVIFLLICSTSSFAQTYFPFPDSVGVWKQTSIYDQMSTYGFTHYNIFLKGDTNINGNSYKKLYTYSCGQFILPSTTQTPIFNCPIDTLNSLYYGALREVNKKILFFPDSLYNYTRNYNFCFTINSSPTSFDEELLLYDFNISIGDTVVYETLDSLKMIITSIDSIIIQSDFRKRYNYNLISNWSSSCNPFGTGLNYVEGIGDINSGLFSLFMFYFENAEYINCFEDNEVTFSNNGGCVTNSLNENVQKNKLKIYPNPSSDKFFIELENPTPTSIRLFDINGKEIYSTTINQVTSTIDVSSFKRGLYLVKLIDEKGTTKSQLISIY
- a CDS encoding aconitate hydratase; the protein is MAFDIEMIKAVYAKYPLRVAAARKVVGRPLTLSEKILYTHLWNGEATVAHERGKSYVDFAPDRVAMQDATAQMALLQFMQAGKAKVAVPSTAHADHLIQARIGATKDLQDGINENNEVFNFLSSVCDKYGIGFWKPGAGIIHQVVLENYAFPGGMMIGTDSHTVNAGGLGMVAIGVGGADAVDVMAGMAWELKMPKLIGVKLTGKLNGWTAPKDVILKVAGILTVKGGTGAIVEYFGEGAKSLSATGKGTICNMGAEIGATTSTFGYDDSMRRYLKATDRADVVALADAVAEHLTGDDEVYANPEKYFDQVIEIDLSALSPHLNGPFTPDLATPIAEMKEKAAANGWPTDIEWALIGSCTNSSYEDLSRAASIVEDAVSKGVKPKAILGINPGSQQVYFTAKRDGLIDTFNKFESARIFTNACGPCIGQWDRPGAEKKEKNSIIHSFNRNFAKRADGNPNTHAFVASPEMVAAVAISGKLDFNPITDTLVNEKGEAVKLAEPTGFELPIKGFAVDDNGYQAPAEDGSKVTVKVDPKSDRLQLLDAFPAWNGLNITGAKLLIKAQGKCTTDHISMAGPWLQYRGHLDNISNNCLIGAVNAFGGATNEVVNQLTGAKGEVPATARAYKAAGVPSIVVGDQNYGEGSSREHAAMEPRHLGVVAVIVKSFARIHETNLKKQGMLGLTFANEADYDKIKEDDTFNFIDLKDFAPNKPLSLELVHADGSSETIMLKHTYNAQQIDWYRAGSALNLIKEEAAKA